One genomic segment of Chryseobacterium phocaeense includes these proteins:
- a CDS encoding DUF4153 domain-containing protein: protein MKTHHYIFLTAALFVIVFYDQDMGLNLGILSIIYALLTLYKTPEKNRTRTFLILFVTNILSALAFIWYRDFPSLLAVVSSILLLGYRSKNRRLKILFLIPVFIINSFTSVFRFFSFDEWLPKRNISGVWQKTLAFIIIPLVFISVFFGIYSAGSDHFAAVFRDYELDINLWQVLCLSVLGFFIAFNYWNYAVERFIYKKNHLLDDDFREGSKIQKATYSFLDLDAERTSGVISFFCLNILLVFFIITYNYEQFYEVSKTPVQLSEETHERVNAVILSIVMAVLVIMFYFKSGFNFDPKAKLMKMLAKIWIILNAVLVISAALKNYEYIISYGVTYKRLGVFAFLLLSLVGLALTFIKIQMRKRNAFLFNRMTWYFYGTILACSYINWGGIITSQNMKRKDFAVAYHLEQVNFSERDLLKYAAEKNDPQLKNKVLDKAKAEKAKPFLSKILYYETLKD, encoded by the coding sequence ATGAAAACACATCACTATATATTCCTTACAGCCGCCTTATTTGTCATTGTATTCTATGACCAGGATATGGGACTGAATCTGGGAATCCTGAGCATCATCTATGCATTGCTGACTTTGTACAAAACACCTGAAAAAAACAGGACCAGAACTTTTCTGATACTTTTTGTTACCAATATCCTGTCTGCTCTTGCGTTTATCTGGTACAGGGATTTTCCTTCCCTCCTGGCGGTTGTAAGTTCCATTCTTCTGCTGGGCTACCGCTCAAAAAACAGGAGGCTGAAAATACTTTTCCTGATTCCGGTTTTTATAATCAACAGCTTCACGTCTGTTTTCCGGTTTTTCAGTTTTGACGAATGGCTGCCGAAGAGAAATATCTCCGGAGTATGGCAGAAAACACTGGCATTCATTATTATTCCTCTGGTGTTTATCTCTGTATTTTTTGGAATTTATTCTGCAGGAAGCGATCATTTTGCGGCTGTTTTCCGGGATTATGAACTGGATATCAACCTTTGGCAGGTACTGTGTCTTTCCGTTCTGGGGTTTTTCATTGCATTCAATTACTGGAATTATGCCGTAGAGCGGTTTATCTATAAAAAGAATCATTTGCTGGATGATGATTTTCGTGAAGGAAGTAAGATCCAGAAAGCCACCTATTCTTTCCTTGATCTTGATGCAGAACGAACCAGCGGGGTAATTTCTTTCTTCTGCCTGAATATTCTACTCGTATTTTTCATTATCACTTACAATTATGAACAGTTTTATGAAGTTTCAAAAACTCCAGTTCAGCTTTCTGAGGAAACCCACGAAAGGGTGAATGCCGTCATCCTGTCTATTGTGATGGCAGTATTGGTTATTATGTTTTATTTCAAATCCGGATTTAATTTTGATCCGAAAGCAAAGCTGATGAAAATGCTGGCGAAAATATGGATCATCCTCAATGCGGTTCTTGTAATTTCCGCTGCCCTGAAAAACTACGAATACATCATCAGTTATGGTGTAACGTACAAGAGACTGGGCGTGTTTGCGTTTCTCCTTCTGTCTCTGGTAGGGCTGGCCCTTACTTTTATAAAAATACAGATGAGAAAAAGAAATGCATTTCTGTTCAACAGGATGACCTGGTATTTTTATGGAACAATTTTGGCTTGTAGTTATATCAACTGGGGAGGAATAATCACCTCCCAGAATATGAAACGTAAAGATTTTGCAGTGGCCTACCACCTGGAACAGGTTAACTTCAGTGAAAGAGATCTGCTGAAATATGCAGCGGAAAAAAATGACCCGCAGCTTAAAAACAAAGTGCTGGATAAAGCAAAAGCAGAAAAAGCCAAACCTTTCCTTTCCAAAATTCTTTACTATGAAACATTAAAAGATTAG
- a CDS encoding Coq4 family protein, producing MKKIRVRFLLFVYNKTQKLYRKYFKKKKRQWQFNEEQLLQFKEDSLGRKLGEFYKKHGFSMIPKMENHDVHHLITGCGTQFEDEIAMQYLLLGNGKLNAHLMAAVVLGTLILPEYLKLYMKAYRKGQNMRPFYHWDFESLLWQNFDHLNDYIRQKETTVLY from the coding sequence ATGAAAAAAATACGCGTTCGCTTCCTGTTATTTGTTTATAATAAAACCCAGAAGCTCTACAGGAAATATTTTAAAAAGAAGAAAAGACAGTGGCAGTTTAATGAAGAGCAACTCCTGCAGTTCAAAGAAGACTCCTTGGGAAGAAAGCTGGGAGAGTTTTATAAAAAACATGGATTCTCTATGATTCCCAAAATGGAAAACCACGACGTCCACCACCTGATTACCGGATGCGGAACACAGTTTGAAGATGAGATCGCCATGCAGTATCTTCTGTTGGGAAACGGAAAACTCAATGCCCATCTTATGGCAGCGGTAGTATTGGGAACCCTTATCCTTCCCGAATATCTCAAGCTCTACATGAAAGCATACAGAAAGGGACAAAATATGCGACCTTTTTATCACTGGGACTTTGAAAGCCTGCTATGGCAGAATTTCGACCATCTGAATGACTATATCAGGCAGAAAGAAACAACCGTATTGTATTAA
- a CDS encoding metallophosphoesterase gives MTRKTFIKRLMQLSVLGSFPALYSWQVEPFWVEFVQKKLPIKNLPAALEGKILMQISDLHVGDRFDWNFLIDSFQKAQQFNPDFVVYTGDFVNHGNEQDQKDLKKVMQRAVYGKLATLGILGNHDYGQNWEDLSCAEKVGDTLENFGIHLLKNTRQEIHGLNFIGFEDLWSPNFYPSEVMKTYDPAKANIVLCHNPDACDRDIWNGYKGWILSGHTHGGQCRIPGIITPVLPVDNKKYISGEIDLQDGRFLYINRAIGHSLQVRFMVRPEITVFTLTKA, from the coding sequence ATGACCAGGAAAACATTTATAAAAAGGCTGATGCAGCTTTCCGTGTTGGGTTCATTCCCGGCCCTGTATTCGTGGCAGGTAGAGCCGTTCTGGGTAGAATTTGTCCAAAAAAAGCTTCCCATAAAAAACCTGCCGGCTGCATTGGAAGGAAAGATACTGATGCAGATCTCAGATCTTCATGTAGGAGACCGTTTCGATTGGAATTTTCTAATTGATTCCTTTCAGAAGGCTCAGCAATTCAATCCTGATTTTGTAGTGTACACCGGAGATTTTGTGAATCACGGAAACGAACAGGACCAGAAAGATCTGAAAAAAGTAATGCAGCGTGCCGTTTATGGAAAGCTGGCGACTTTAGGAATTTTAGGAAATCACGACTACGGACAAAACTGGGAAGACCTCTCATGTGCTGAAAAAGTAGGTGATACCCTTGAAAATTTTGGAATTCATTTGCTTAAAAACACCAGACAGGAAATTCATGGGTTGAATTTTATAGGCTTTGAAGACCTGTGGTCGCCCAATTTCTATCCGTCAGAAGTGATGAAGACCTATGATCCTGCTAAGGCCAATATAGTCCTCTGTCATAACCCGGATGCCTGCGACAGGGATATCTGGAACGGTTATAAAGGATGGATCTTAAGCGGGCATACCCATGGCGGGCAATGCCGGATTCCGGGAATTATCACACCTGTTCTTCCCGTTGACAATAAAAAATACATATCAGGAGAAATTGATCTGCAGGACGGAAGATTCCTCTATATCAACAGGGCTATCGGCCACTCATTACAGGTGAGGTTCATGGTGCGCCCGGAAATTACAGTCTTTACATTAACGAAAGCTTAA
- a CDS encoding ACT domain-containing protein, with protein sequence MSGEKDLQKLLKSMKPQHHSGDYVFCTLKTMDNLPLDHIEMFFREEEGLTVILKKEHADLFNLEYSVVMAWITLTVHSSLEAVGLTAAFSTALSENGISCNVVAAYFHDHIFVNKNDVEKAMKVLTRLSE encoded by the coding sequence ATGAGTGGAGAAAAAGATCTGCAAAAGCTTTTAAAAAGTATGAAACCTCAGCATCATAGCGGTGATTATGTTTTTTGTACCCTCAAAACAATGGATAACTTACCGCTGGACCATATTGAAATGTTCTTCCGGGAAGAGGAAGGGCTCACTGTAATTCTAAAAAAAGAGCATGCAGACCTATTCAATCTTGAATATTCTGTTGTGATGGCCTGGATTACACTCACCGTACATTCTTCACTGGAAGCAGTAGGCTTAACCGCTGCTTTTTCAACAGCCCTTTCCGAAAACGGGATAAGCTGTAATGTAGTAGCTGCCTATTTCCATGACCATATTTTCGTCAATAAAAATGATGTGGAAAAAGCGATGAAAGTGCTGACCCGATTATCAGAATAA